One part of the Engraulis encrasicolus isolate BLACKSEA-1 chromosome 17, IST_EnEncr_1.0, whole genome shotgun sequence genome encodes these proteins:
- the asphd1 gene encoding aspartate beta-hydroxylase domain-containing protein 1 gives MWWSVEQQLPLPPVTGLLSLWSPPVTGLLWSLLLLFLWYCYRMGSDPAPYPRSHAPLSRQSSTEAHRPSTQDSDPITMETSEAQGAETYLATVLNHAPFPMGAGPGSRKLYEALQGYAKRYSWAGMGRIHKGLRQQSRGKVGVSIQRPLLFYLPDVPSMPFSPRDAHRHDIELLEASYPMILREFQNVYQRGVDPKHGWMHQGPKVQTVFPLYNAGVCNYGNCGVCPGSYRTLTQLRTFINSNALGSASFWILPPGTHLAGTYGPTNTRLRCHLGLLTPPQCELVVGAEPQVWSEGHCLLLDDSFLHTISHNGSMMCAIFSVDLWHPNVAAAERQALDFIFAPEQ, from the exons atGTGGTGGAGTGTAGAGCAGCAGCTGCCGTTGCCCCCGGTGACGGGCTTGCTGTCGTTGTGGTCGCCGCCAGTGACGGGGTTGCTATGGTCACTGCTGCTGCTCTTCCTGTGGTACTGCTACCGCATGGGATCAGACCCCGCCCCTTACCCTCGCAGCCACGCCCCATTATCGCGCCAGAGCTccacagaggcacacaggccCTCCACACAGGACTCCGACCCCATCACCATGGAGACCAGCGAGGCTCAGGGAGCGGAGACGTACCTGGCGACCGTGCTTAACCACGCCCCCTTCCCTATGGGAGCGGGTCCTGGGAGCAGGAAGCTGTATGAGGCGCTACAAGGCTACGCTAAACGCTACAGCTGGGCCGGCATGGGCCGGATACACAAGGGGTTAAGGCAacag TCTCGAGGCAAAGTGGGCGTGTCTATCCAGAGGCCCCTCCTCTTTTACCTGCCGGACGTTCCCAGCATGCCTTTCTCTCCACGCGACGCCCACCGCCACGACATCGAGCTGCTAGAGGCCAGCTATCCCATGATCCTCCGAGAGTTCCAGAACGTCTACCAGCGGGGCGTCGATCCCAAACACGGGTGGATGCACCAGGGTCCCAAGGTACAGAC ggtgttcCCCCTCTATAATGCAGGTGTGTGTAACTATGGTAACTGTGGAGTGTGTCCTGGCTCATATCGCACGTTGACGCAGTTGAGAACCTTCATCAACTCCAACGctctag GTTCCGCCTCTTTTTGGATCCTGCCTCCAGGAACGCACCTGGCCGGAACATACGGACCCACCAATACCAGGCTGAGATGCCacttag gtctccTGACACCCCCTCAGTGTGAGCTGGTGGTGGGGGCGGAGCCTCAGGTGTGGTCCGAGGGACACTGCCTCCTACTGGACGACTCCTTCCTACACACCATCTCACACAACG gctctatGATGTGTGCAATCTTCAGCGTGGATCTTTGGCATCCCAACGTGGCTGCAGCTGAGAGGCAGGCACTGGACTTCATCTTTGCTCCGGaacagtaa